The window TCAATGGTTCGACCTTGTCCATCCGTAAGACGTCCATCATCTAAGACTTGAAGAAGTACGTTAAATACTTCAGGATGTGCTTTTTCAATTTCATCAAATAAAACAATAGCATAAGGTTTTCTTCTAATTGCTTCAGTTAATTGTCCACCTTGATCATATCCAACATATCCTGGAGGAGCACCAATTAAACGAGAGACACTATGAGACTCCATATACTCAGACATATCAATTCTTACCATATGACTTTCATCATCAAATAATAAGTCAGCCAGTGATTTAGCAACCTCTGTTTTACCAACACCGGTAGGACCTAAGAATAAGAATGAACCAATTGGTTTATTTTCATCTTTTATACCTGCACGTTGGCGGATAATAGCGTCACTGATTAATTTTAATGCATGATCTTGACCAATGACACGTTTATGTAAAGTAGATTCTAAGTTCTTTAATTTTTCTTTATCTCCACTAACAAGTTTAGATACTGGAATGTGTGTCCATTTAGAAACAATTTCAGCAATATTTTCAGCAGTTACAACTTCACTTAAGAGTTTATTCTCATCATTTTCTAAAGCTTTTTCATTAATTTCTTTTTCAAGTTGTGGAATTTTTGCGTATTGAAGTTCAGCAGCTTTAGAATAATCCCCACTATTGTAAGCAGTAGATAATTCTAATTTTAATTTTTCTAAAGTTTCTTTTTTCTTTTTGATTTCAGTTAGATGTGATTTTTCTTTTTCCCATTGACTTCTAAGTTTTTGTTCCCTGGCTTTTAGTGAATTAATTTCATCATTAATCTTAGTTAAACGTTCTTTTGAGATTAAATCAGACTCTTTACTTAAGGCACTCTTTTCAATCTCTAGTTGCATTAAACGGCGTAAGACGTCATCTAATTCAACTGGCATAGAGTCAATTTCCATACGAATAGAAGCACAAGCTTCATCAACTAAGTCGATTGCTTTATCGGGTAAGAAGCGAGAAGTAATATAACGATTTGATAAAGTAGCAGCAGCAACAATGGCACTATCTGAGATGTGAACACCATGGTGTGCTTCAAAACGATCTTTTAAACCACGTAAAATGGAGATAGAATCTTCAACAGTTGGTTCCTCAACTAATATTTTTTGGAATCTACGCTCTAATGCCGCATCCTTTTCAATATATTCGCGATATTCATTTAATGTGGTTGCCCCAATACAATGTAGTTCACCACGCGCAAGCATTGGTTTTAGCATATTTGATGCATCCATTGCACCATCAGCTCGACCGGCACCAACGATTGTGTGTAATTCATCGATGAATAGAATGATTTCACCATCAGCTTCTTTAATCTTATTTAATACTGCTTTAAGTCTTTCTTCAAATTCACCACGGAATTTAGCACCAGCAACAAGTGCTGCTAAGTCTAATTCGTAAATTATTTTATTTTGTAGTGTAAGTGGAACGTCTTTATCAACAATTCTTCTAGCAAGACCTTCAACAATTGCAGTTTTACCAACACCCGGTTCACCAATTAAAACAGGGTTGTTTTTGGTCTTACGAGAAAGTATTTTAATGATACGTCTAATTTCATCTTCTCTACCAATGACTGGATCAATTTTCCCTTTCTTGACAGCCTCAACAATATTTCTACCAAACTTATTCAAAATATCTGGATCTTTTGAGTAATCTTCCATAGGATTGAATTGCATATTTTCATCCCTCCCTTTTTTATACAACAATATTATATGCCTAGAAATTGGCACTGTCAAGTATAGAGTGCTAATAATTGTTAAATATGTGTCCACGGGTGCAAGTTAATTGAAAATATATGAATATCATATATAATGAAATGCAGATTAAATTTAAAGGAATGATTTAAATGGAAAATTTAGAATATAGAGTATTACTTTTCTATAAATATGTAACAATTGAAAACCCGGAAAAAACTGTAGAAGAACATCTAAAGTTTTGTAAAGAAATTGGTGTATTAGGTCGTATCTTAATTGCTAAAGAGGGAATCAACGGTACACTTTCTGGAACAGTTGAACAAACAAATAAATATATTGAATATATGAAAAATCACCCACTATTCAACAATATCTTCTTTAAGATTGATGCAGTGGATGGTCACGCATTTAAAAAGATGCATGTAAGAGTAAAAAAAGAATTAGTTAACCTTTCATTAGAAGAAGATTTAAACCCACTTGAATTAACTGGTAAACATTTAACAGCTAAAGAATGGTATGAAGCAATGCAAGATCCTAATACAGTTATCATTGACGCACGTAATGATTATGAATATGATTTAGGTCACTTTAGAGGCGCTATCAAACCTGAAATTAGAAACTTTAGAGAATTACCTCAATGGGTTAAACAAAATAAAGAAAAGTTTGAAGGCAAGAAAATCTTAACTTACTGTACAGGTGGCGTACGTTGTGAAAAATTCTCAGGTTGGTTAAAACGTGAAGGATTTGAAGATGTTGGTCAATTATATGGCGGTATCCATACATATGGTAATGACCCTGAAGTTCAAGGTCAACTTTGGGATGGTAAGATGTATGTCTTCGACCAAAGAATCGCTGTTGATATTAACAAAGTAGAACATGTTGTGGTGGGTAAAGACTACTTCACTGGTGAACCTTGTGAACGTTATATTAACTGTGGTAACCCAGATTGTAATGAACAAATTATTTGTTCAGAAGAAAGCGAACAAAAGCATATGGGATCATGTTGTGATGCATGTCGTTTACATCCTAGAAACCGCTGGGTTATTAAGCATGGCTTAACAATTGAAGACGTTAAACGTAGAAATTTAGAGCTTGCACAAACAAAAGAAATAAATTAAGGACAAAAACTAGCAATCTATTTGAAATTGCTAGTTTTTTTTCTATAATAATTTGTATAGAGAGAGGGAGAATGAGGGAATGATAAAAGTACTTTTTGTGTGCCTAGGAAATATTTGTCGTTCACCAATGGCAGAAGGTGTATTCAAAGCTTATGTAAAAGAGAAGGGTTTGGAAGATAAATTTCATTTTGAATCACGTGCAATTTCAAAGTGGGAAGAAGGCAGACCGGTTCATCCAAAAACATTGGAAAAATTAACGCCACAC of the Acholeplasma hippikon genome contains:
- the trhO gene encoding oxygen-dependent tRNA uridine(34) hydroxylase TrhO, which gives rise to MENLEYRVLLFYKYVTIENPEKTVEEHLKFCKEIGVLGRILIAKEGINGTLSGTVEQTNKYIEYMKNHPLFNNIFFKIDAVDGHAFKKMHVRVKKELVNLSLEEDLNPLELTGKHLTAKEWYEAMQDPNTVIIDARNDYEYDLGHFRGAIKPEIRNFRELPQWVKQNKEKFEGKKILTYCTGGVRCEKFSGWLKREGFEDVGQLYGGIHTYGNDPEVQGQLWDGKMYVFDQRIAVDINKVEHVVVGKDYFTGEPCERYINCGNPDCNEQIICSEESEQKHMGSCCDACRLHPRNRWVIKHGLTIEDVKRRNLELAQTKEIN